ACAAGCAAGTCTGGGCGTGATGGGTAATGGGTAGAGTGCAGAGTGCAGGCGCGCGCGGTGGCTGGTCTCGTCGCGCGGGCTGTGATTTGGCGCAGGTCGCAGGATAGAGATGCGCGCACGTCGCGGGGCGGTAGATCAATTATTTACCGGACCTTGGCCTTGGCACAAACGAACAAGCTGGGACATGGAACATGGGACATGGCACGGGTGGATGCCTGCCGAACAAGGGACTAGTCCTGCCTTGGTGCCTGGGTAGTGAGAGTGAGAGCATCATGACGCCAGTATAACGGTTTGCGAGTGAGAGAGCTCCAAGCTTGCAATTGCTATTAGGACAAACAATCCACCTCACTATACACGCCAATGGTTGGAAACGCGACTTTGGGGACAGCCGTTGACTACAATAGCCAGGCTTTTCAAATACTATCTAGTTATGTGCAGTTGTGGGAAATGTCTTCTACCGCCGTGAATGATACCATTCCAATTCCTCATCGCTGTTCGCGTAATGCTTCCTCATTTTCCTGATCCGTGCTATCGGCCAGCCCTTCGCTTTTGCAACCCCCTCCTACTCTGACTTGCCAAAGAGCGCCTCGTTCTCTTGTTGGGCCTTGATGAATGCTTCCTTGAACTGGTTGGCGTCTGATGGCGACAATTAGTCTCTGGACCACAAGTACGAAATCATACAATAACTCACTCTCGCTGTTGGCGAACCGGATAGCAAGCGTCTGAGCCTCTGGCTCGCCCTCGCTGACGTCGGCTGCGGCGTTCCAGACCCAACTGCGGTCACTGCCTACGTTGGGCGACAGCTTCATGTCGGGGACAACTAGCATGTGTCAGTCAATCTTGTCCGCTTCTGTATCCATGTACCATCAATCATACCGTAGTGGTTAGCGCAAACCTTGAGTGTCTTGTCTCGTCGCATCACCAGGCGGGTCTTGCCGTTCTCCTTGTGCTTCAATAACCGGACATCGCCAGTGCCACGCTCTTTCCATTCCCGCGATTCACGGTCAAACTTGAACAACTTGGCGCGCATCTTGAACACTTGCTCCTCGAGTTCTTCGTTGGTCTTGGTGTCGACCTTCTCCGTGAGGTGAACAACGGGCTGGAACTCGACGTCGGGCTCTTCGTTCTCGGGGTCCTCCTCCTGCCAACATGTCAGTCGTGCTTCCTAGAGTCTCGATAAGGCCATGTACCTCGCCCTTGGGCTTGGAGGCGCCTGATGGCTCGTCAACATCATCAACTTCCTCCTTCTTGACCTTTGCGGGGCCACCACCAAACATGGAAAAGACGTTGTCCTTCACTGCGGCTGCAGCCTCTGTCGCTTTCTCCGTGATAGGCTTGTCATCTTTGCTTTCCGTTGCGGCCTTGTCTGAGGCCTTGTCTGTCGTCACCTTTGCGGTCTCGTCTTTCACCAAAGTCGCTCCAGGGTTAGCCACCTGGTCAGCGGCGGGGTCTGGTTTGGCTGCTTCAGACATGTTGTTGTTGTATCGATGAGTAAGATGTGCGTGTGGGGTAATAAAAAGGCTGATTTCGCAGTTGGATGTGTATGCAAGTTTGTTCCGTGTCAACAGCCCGTAAATTGAGGAAGTGGGATGCCCCTCCAGCACTACGCACGGGCTCCACTGCGCTATCCCTCTTTGGTTTCAGGAACCTGCGTGACACCATGACGCATAACAACATGTCCTTGCACCTAACACAGCTCTCTCAGTACATCTGACTTTCACTTGTTTTCTTCTAGTACAGTCCAGTCACTACTATAGTGGAGAATAGCATTGCTGCGGGATACACACTGCGACTGCAGGCCCATCTTAATATACCGAGAATCTGACAATCCTGAGGAACTCCATATCCCAACCTACCTCAGGCATTCCAATGTGCCCAACGGGTATCATGAGTAAACTCCGCACCCTGATGCCCGTTCATAAACCTGCCCTGACAGTCGCGTACGCCGCCCATGAAAAAAATAAACAGAAAGTGACATCAAGCCCTTCACAGTCGTCCTCCCATGTGATAGACTTGATACCCCGCTCTTATACTTCCTCTTGCACCTTCGAACAAGCCCAACTCTGCTTCCCTTCGCCATCCTTGGCAGATAGTCCGGCAGCCATCTCTATCTTGCACCTGACCCGAAGCGCATTCATCCTGGCCCTCTTCATCGCCGATGACGTTCGTACCGGTGCTGTTACCTCTCTCAAGCCCACCCATGCTGCTTTGGGCACCTTCTTCGCCAAATGAGCATCCAGTTCCAGACGGCGCTGGATAGTTTGCTGCATGTTACGGAGCTGCTCTGAAGCGGCCATGACATTGGCATCCATGTATGCCCGCATATGATGTGCTGTACTGCCTGAAACGTCCCACAGGGTGTGTTGGGTGTTGGATATACCAGATTTGACAGTGACGAGAAATTGCTCTAGTGTCGACATGTTGTATCCCAACATGACCTCGAATGACTGTCGGAGGAGTGGCTTCGAGTGAGTTGCAATACTGACATTGAACGTGTCGAATGCATACTGTTGTTCGAGATCGACGATATATTCGCCACTGATGGTCCGATTGTAACGAACTGGGACCACCTGGGATTGACGCGAAACTTGAATCTGAAGTTGCGGCCTCTTACGGCTCGATGTGAAAGCCTTTGAGGGACGCAGTACGAACTGATGCTCCGCAGTAGTCTCAATCTCAAAACCTGCAACGTTCTTGTCCTTGGATTTCAGAATTCGCTTGGGCTGCTTGGGTACCACCAAAAGTGCCGCTGGGACGGAAGAAGTGATACGTGGAGGTACCGCAACAGAAGGTGTTGCTGCTACCGGGGCGCTGGTGGATGCGTTGCTCACAACTTCGGGCAGGACCGATACTGTCGATATGCTCTGAAGACCCTTTTGGAAAAGCACGGGAGCAAATACTGCGCCGTGAAAAAGAGCGGGCACCAAGACACAAAGAACCAATGCAGATACTAGCGTCCTCATCATGTAACCCTGTGGGGTgaccttcttcttcaacGTCTTGACCTTTCCACCCATCCACGATGTTCTTGATTTCTTATCATCTTCTGCATCTTGTGCTTTCATAAGGTGAGGACTGATGAGTGCAAGATGGCGGTTCAGTTGATATGGATCAAGTCGACTGAAGCTGCGATGGTCAAGAGGCAGTACTGCTTTCAGCTCGTAGTCAGCGTCAGGGTCGTCTCGCCCTTCTACGCGCACTCGCAACGCCGTTGAATCGTCTGGGCGAGAGGCGGTGCCATGAGGGATGACTTGG
The sequence above is a segment of the Pyrenophora tritici-repentis strain M4 chromosome 3, whole genome shotgun sequence genome. Coding sequences within it:
- a CDS encoding YRB1, Ran GTPase-activating protein (Ran-binding protein), translated to MSEAAKPDPAADQVANPGATLVKDETAKVTTDKASDKAATESKDDKPITEKATEAAAAVKDNVFSMFGGGPAKVKKEEVDDVDEPSGASKPKGEEEDPENEEPDVEFQPVVHLTEKVDTKTNEELEEQVFKMRAKLFKFDRESREWKERGTGDVRLLKHKENGKTRLVMRRDKTLKVCANHYVVPDMKLSPNVGSDRSWVWNAAADVSEGEPEAQTLAIRFANSENANQFKEAFIKAQQENEALFGKSE